In a single window of the Sphingosinicella microcystinivorans genome:
- a CDS encoding TonB-dependent receptor plug domain-containing protein codes for MRFLSILAVSAAPVAIASAHAQPAADAQAEGSAFALGQIIVTAPVQEGIAIASSTLSSEAIYTFNRTTLDEAVSLMPGVSASNSGGSRNERLIFVRGFDRFQVPLSIDGVRVYLPADNRLDYGRFLTPDIAEVQVAKGYASVLDGPGAMGGAVNLVTRKPTKALEAEARGTLSLDRDADYAGYNVFALIGTRQEKWYAQGSYTRDFRDHWDLPGGYEPAAGSVEDGGEREFTRTEDWRVNVKLGFTPNATDEYSISYTRQEGAKNAPLHVTDTATQRNWSWPQWDVESIYFLSTTALGDNATLKTRAYRNRLKNLLRSFDDATQTAQTRPRAFNSPYDDTAWGGSAQLDVDLTDSYGLSVAAHYRRDKHIETQQVFPAGTWEPDQENLEETWSVAVENRLALSPTLTFTAGASYDWRDLKRAEEYGAVPGLPGNRLFSYPIRNSSAVNGQGRLVWTPDEATRLHASISSRARFPTVFERFSSRFGGATSNPDLKAERATSFEVGGSRRFGGVTAEGALFYSRVTDVIVAFPTVIEVCTAPGVCDPQAVTQSRNLGKGDYYGVELSLDARLGDTLGLGANYTWTHRDLDDPSNAAFRPTGVPTHKAFVWADWSPVSRLHVVPNVDIASSRWTVNTPGTRYYKTGSHVLANLRVDFDVMDNVTLGVGARNLFDETYQLTDGFPEPGRSFFASLRARL; via the coding sequence ATGCGTTTTCTAAGCATTCTGGCTGTTTCGGCGGCCCCCGTCGCCATCGCCTCCGCTCATGCGCAACCGGCTGCCGATGCGCAGGCGGAAGGCAGCGCCTTCGCGCTCGGTCAGATCATCGTCACCGCGCCCGTGCAGGAGGGCATCGCCATCGCCTCCTCGACGCTGTCGTCGGAGGCGATCTACACGTTCAACCGCACCACGCTCGACGAGGCGGTCAGCCTGATGCCCGGCGTCTCCGCCTCGAACAGCGGCGGCTCGCGCAACGAGCGGCTGATCTTCGTGCGCGGTTTCGATCGTTTCCAGGTGCCGCTCTCGATCGACGGCGTCCGCGTCTACCTCCCCGCCGACAACCGCCTCGATTACGGCCGCTTCCTCACGCCCGACATCGCCGAGGTTCAGGTGGCGAAGGGCTACGCCTCGGTGCTCGACGGTCCCGGCGCGATGGGCGGCGCGGTCAACCTCGTCACCCGCAAGCCGACGAAGGCGCTGGAGGCCGAGGCGCGCGGCACTTTGTCGCTGGACCGCGACGCCGACTACGCGGGCTACAACGTCTTCGCGCTCATCGGCACGCGGCAGGAGAAATGGTATGCGCAGGGCTCCTACACGCGCGATTTCCGGGATCACTGGGACCTGCCCGGCGGCTATGAGCCCGCGGCGGGTTCCGTGGAGGACGGCGGCGAGCGCGAGTTCACGCGCACGGAGGACTGGCGCGTCAACGTGAAGCTCGGCTTCACGCCGAACGCCACCGACGAGTATTCGATCAGCTACACGCGGCAGGAAGGCGCGAAGAACGCGCCGCTGCACGTCACCGACACGGCGACGCAGCGCAACTGGTCGTGGCCGCAGTGGGACGTGGAAAGCATCTATTTCCTCTCGACGACGGCGCTGGGCGACAACGCCACGCTGAAGACGCGCGCCTACCGCAACAGGCTCAAGAACCTGCTCCGTTCCTTCGACGATGCGACACAGACCGCGCAGACGCGCCCGCGCGCCTTCAACAGCCCGTATGACGACACCGCGTGGGGCGGCTCGGCGCAGCTCGACGTCGACCTCACCGACAGCTACGGCCTCAGCGTCGCCGCGCACTACCGCCGCGACAAGCATATCGAGACGCAGCAGGTCTTCCCGGCCGGCACGTGGGAGCCCGATCAGGAGAACCTCGAGGAGACGTGGAGCGTCGCCGTCGAGAACCGCCTCGCGCTGTCGCCGACGCTCACGTTCACGGCCGGCGCCAGCTACGACTGGCGCGACCTGAAGCGCGCGGAGGAATACGGCGCCGTCCCCGGCCTTCCGGGCAATCGCCTGTTCTCCTATCCGATCCGCAACAGCAGCGCGGTGAACGGGCAGGGCCGGCTCGTCTGGACGCCGGACGAGGCGACGCGCCTCCACGCCAGCATCTCGTCGCGCGCGCGCTTCCCCACCGTGTTCGAACGCTTCAGCTCGCGCTTCGGCGGCGCCACCTCGAACCCGGACCTGAAGGCGGAACGCGCCACCAGCTTCGAGGTCGGCGGCAGCCGCCGCTTCGGGGGCGTGACGGCGGAAGGCGCGCTGTTCTATTCGCGCGTCACCGACGTCATCGTGGCCTTCCCCACGGTCATTGAGGTCTGCACCGCGCCCGGCGTCTGCGATCCGCAGGCGGTCACGCAGAGCCGCAACCTCGGCAAGGGCGACTATTACGGCGTCGAGCTGTCGCTCGATGCGCGCCTTGGCGACACACTCGGCCTCGGCGCCAACTACACGTGGACGCACCGCGATCTCGACGATCCCTCGAACGCCGCGTTCCGGCCCACGGGCGTGCCGACGCACAAGGCGTTCGTGTGGGCGGACTGGTCGCCGGTCTCGCGCCTCCACGTCGTGCCGAACGTCGACATCGCGTCGAGCCGCTGGACGGTGAACACGCCGGGTACGCGCTACTACAAGACCGGCAGCCACGTGCTCGCCAACCTCCGCGTCGATTTCGACGTGATGGACAACGTCACGCTCGGGGTGGGCGCGCGCAACCTGTTCGACGAGACCTACCAGCTCACCGACGGTTTCCCGGAGCCGGGCCGCAGCTTCTTCGCCAGCCTCAGGGCGCGTCTGTAG
- a CDS encoding homogentisate 1,2-dioxygenase, with protein MSRLLIIAAVLALSSAANAQEATECRTETPVLPAELAGWNTQGTATAAADAKALKSATLALGTRVDAALKPTREIRYLARPEKPGGSVSYGGMFSFNADTDGIYRVALGSAAWIDVLKGRTAVTSSDHGHGPACSGIRKMVDFPLKAGRYTLQIAANGESTVGVMVARLP; from the coding sequence ATGTCACGACTGCTCATCATCGCGGCCGTTCTCGCGCTGTCTTCCGCCGCGAACGCGCAGGAAGCGACGGAATGCCGCACGGAGACGCCCGTACTGCCGGCGGAACTGGCGGGATGGAACACGCAGGGAACCGCCACGGCCGCGGCCGATGCGAAGGCGCTGAAATCGGCCACGCTGGCGCTGGGCACGCGCGTCGACGCCGCGCTGAAGCCGACGCGCGAGATCCGCTACCTCGCCCGCCCCGAAAAGCCGGGCGGATCGGTGAGCTATGGCGGCATGTTCAGCTTCAACGCCGACACCGACGGCATCTACCGCGTCGCGCTCGGCTCCGCCGCGTGGATCGACGTGCTGAAGGGCAGGACCGCCGTCACGTCGTCCGATCACGGGCATGGGCCGGCGTGCTCGGGCATCCGCAAGATGGTCGATTTCCCGCTGAAGGCCGGACGCTACACGTTGCAGATCGCGGCGAACGGCGAGAGCACGGTGGGGGTGATGGTGGCGCGCCTGCCTTGA